GACATTTGGTGCAAGAGTGATTAGCATTTTATAAAATGCTTATTCAGGAGGATAGGTTATGAATGGAACAAATAAAAAAGGCTTTACCCTTGTGGAGCTCGCTATCGTACTTGTGATAGTCGGGATACTTTTACTAATCATCCTAAAAGGAGCCTCTCTTATTGAGAATGCAAAAATTAAAAGACTCGGTACCCTCACAAGGGAAATCACTGCGGCTTTTTACACCTATTATGACCGGTACAGCAATCGCTTCCCTGGTGATGACAATACAGTGTCCAGTAGATGGACAGGCTCTGTTGATGGAAACGCCAACGGTCTTCTTGAGGGAAATTTTGTATTTAACTGCAGTGGTTCTGAAGTGGTTAATCAAGAGTCCTGCAATGCCTGGAGTCATCTCAGGCTGGCCGGAATCATAACAGGTACTGGAAGAATAAATCCTGCCCATCCCTATGGAGGCACTGTCAGTGTTGCCTATGGTACCGTAAACGGTATATCTGTAAACTGGATAGCTTTTAATAACATTCCAAGAGATGTGGCAAGGACAATAGATATACAGAATGATGATGGCATATATAACACAGGCACAATCCAGGCAGATGGAGACTACAACAATACTATGATATCTCTTGTGACACTCTATTCAAAGTTATGATGAACCAAAATATACTAAGACTTTTAAAATAGAGACCCTTGAAGATATCCCGATAGTAATAACTAAAAGGACTGACCTGATTGAGAAATTTTGAAATAAAGTTAGTAAAAAAGGCGCCATCTTATTTTGGCAGATTTATAAGAATGATGCTCTTGATACAGATGTGGTTATTACAGGGGTCCTCAAGAAGGATAGTGAAAAAGTTTGCCTGTTAAAGAGATTTCAATAAAAGCTGACAGGACAGATTTCAAAGGCTGCTTACAGGGCTAAGGTCATTGACAGGGGCTTAAAACTTCCTGCATTTATCATATTTACTGGAAAGAAATTCTCAGAGGGTGCTGAAAAAGGTGAGAAGTACCTGGAGTTAAACTATGT
The nucleotide sequence above comes from Thermodesulfovibrionales bacterium. Encoded proteins:
- a CDS encoding prepilin-type N-terminal cleavage/methylation domain-containing protein gives rise to the protein MNGTNKKGFTLVELAIVLVIVGILLLIILKGASLIENAKIKRLGTLTREITAAFYTYYDRYSNRFPGDDNTVSSRWTGSVDGNANGLLEGNFVFNCSGSEVVNQESCNAWSHLRLAGIITGTGRINPAHPYGGTVSVAYGTVNGISVNWIAFNNIPRDVARTIDIQNDDGIYNTGTIQADGDYNNTMISLVTLYSKL